The Streptomyces luteogriseus genome includes a window with the following:
- a CDS encoding sigma-70 family RNA polymerase sigma factor, whose protein sequence is MAKRDVPPRWDRKMQQRLARGEAAALGELYDRFASLVHGLAHRVLGDERAADGITREVFIHVWEHPDSYDPRQGPLRTWVATLTHRLAVQRLRATETAALAGEGSGTTEELEHRVRRASVAARADYIAQSMPVPLRSALERAYFQRRDYRQTAADLGITEDEARRRLRLGLQLLSTAHDTEAPGAPPWYGGAV, encoded by the coding sequence ATGGCGAAAAGGGACGTACCGCCTCGCTGGGACCGCAAGATGCAGCAGCGGCTCGCCCGCGGGGAAGCCGCCGCCCTCGGTGAGCTCTACGACCGGTTCGCCTCCCTCGTGCACGGCCTCGCCCACCGCGTCCTCGGCGACGAGCGCGCCGCCGACGGCATCACCCGTGAGGTCTTCATCCACGTCTGGGAACACCCCGACTCCTACGACCCCAGGCAGGGCCCGCTGCGCACCTGGGTCGCCACCCTGACCCACCGGCTCGCCGTGCAGCGGCTGCGCGCCACGGAGACAGCCGCCCTGGCCGGCGAAGGCTCCGGCACCACCGAGGAACTGGAGCACAGGGTGCGCCGCGCCTCGGTCGCCGCCCGCGCCGACTACATCGCGCAGTCCATGCCCGTCCCGCTGCGCTCGGCCCTGGAGCGGGCCTACTTCCAGCGCCGCGACTACCGCCAGACCGCCGCCGACCTCGGCATCACCGAGGACGAGGCGCGCCGTCGCCTGCGCCTGGGCCTGCAACTGCTCTCCACCGCCCACGACACCGAGGCGCCGGGCGCACCGCCCTGGTACGGGGGTGCGGTGTGA
- a CDS encoding SCO4402 family protein → MTVQASENSSRRGRRSSTMGGMPANDMPWWRWRSNVRSALHMLSDPGFQRDVWLAGVDGFGDVTDAVYRLVEDTWLDHWSAEKYVGTIFRDSQEAALVDSAVLRVLRIMHQVGPDAPVAAYLEHEAWPEAVQAARDAHVRLAASDGEEPDAAPRSLEVLRIMTRSA, encoded by the coding sequence ATGACCGTGCAAGCTTCGGAGAACTCTTCCCGTCGTGGCCGTCGCTCATCCACCATGGGCGGCATGCCTGCCAACGACATGCCGTGGTGGCGCTGGCGCAGCAACGTGCGCTCGGCGCTGCACATGCTCTCCGATCCCGGGTTCCAGCGGGACGTCTGGCTGGCCGGTGTGGACGGCTTCGGCGACGTGACCGACGCGGTGTACCGGCTGGTCGAGGACACGTGGCTGGACCACTGGTCCGCCGAGAAGTACGTCGGCACGATCTTCCGCGACTCGCAGGAGGCCGCCCTGGTCGACAGCGCGGTGCTGCGGGTGCTGCGGATCATGCACCAGGTCGGGCCGGACGCGCCGGTCGCCGCGTACCTCGAGCACGAGGCGTGGCCGGAGGCGGTCCAGGCGGCCCGGGACGCGCATGTGCGGCTCGCGGCGAGTGACGGCGAGGAGCCGGACGCGGCGCCGCGCAGCCTGGAAGTGCTGCGGATCATGACGAGGTCCGCCTAG
- a CDS encoding EF-hand domain-containing protein, which yields MVSSEYERRIAARFATFDQDGNGYIDREDFYGAAKALLTEFAVAARSDKGQALYGGAEAFWQGMAGIADRDGDQRITREEFVNGAVKRLRDNPDRFAEIARPFLHAALDVADTDGDGAVTTDEAGRVLKCLGVPEDSAGPAAAALDADGDGQVGEADVVPAFARYFTVPE from the coding sequence ATGGTCAGCAGCGAGTACGAGCGCCGGATCGCCGCCCGGTTCGCCACCTTCGACCAGGACGGCAACGGCTACATCGACCGCGAGGACTTCTACGGCGCGGCCAAGGCGCTGCTCACGGAGTTCGCGGTGGCGGCCCGCTCCGACAAGGGGCAGGCCCTGTACGGCGGAGCCGAGGCGTTCTGGCAGGGCATGGCCGGGATAGCGGACCGCGACGGCGACCAGCGCATCACGCGCGAGGAGTTCGTCAACGGCGCGGTCAAGCGCCTGCGTGACAACCCCGACCGGTTCGCCGAGATCGCCCGCCCCTTCCTGCACGCGGCCCTGGACGTCGCCGACACCGACGGTGACGGCGCCGTGACGACCGATGAGGCCGGCCGCGTCCTGAAGTGCCTCGGCGTCCCCGAGGACTCCGCGGGCCCGGCCGCGGCCGCGCTCGACGCGGACGGCGACGGCCAGGTCGGCGAGGCGG
- a CDS encoding STAS domain-containing protein, whose amino-acid sequence MVVTFKVTGGEQGEWAVLQVSGELDLVTSPVLRQRVHDVVAEGHHCLVLDLSEVFFCDSSGVGVLIAARRLIRSCQGRLRLVLPARGAADGSHVNRVLGALGVRRLFDVYGDVDAALGDEGEPLSA is encoded by the coding sequence GTGGTGGTGACCTTCAAAGTGACCGGCGGCGAGCAGGGCGAGTGGGCCGTGCTCCAGGTGTCCGGCGAACTGGATCTGGTGACGTCACCGGTGCTGCGTCAGCGCGTGCACGACGTGGTGGCCGAAGGGCATCACTGTCTCGTCCTGGATCTGTCCGAGGTGTTCTTCTGCGACTCCAGCGGCGTCGGCGTGCTCATCGCGGCCCGCCGGCTGATCCGTTCCTGCCAGGGCCGGCTGCGCCTCGTGCTGCCCGCCCGGGGCGCGGCCGACGGCTCCCATGTCAACCGGGTCCTCGGCGCGCTGGGCGTGCGCAGGCTGTTCGACGTGTACGGCGACGTGGACGCGGCGCTCGGCGACGAGGGCGAACCGCTGTCCGCGTGA
- the purU gene encoding formyltetrahydrofolate deformylase, with the protein MNEQSSSAAVPADQYVLTLSCPDRKGIVHAVSSYLFMTGCNIEDSQQFGDHDTGLFFMRVHFSADAPVTVEKLRASFAAIGDSFQMDWQINRADQKMRILLMVSKFGHCLNDLLFRARTGALPVEIAGVVSNHTDFAELVGSYNIPFHHIPVTKDTKAEAEGRLLDIVREEGVELVVLARYMQVLSDDLCKALSGRIINIHHSFLPSFKGAKPYHQAHARGVKLIGATAHYVTADLDEGPIIEQEVERVGHDVTPEGLVAIGRDVECQALARGVKWHAERRILLNGRRTVIFA; encoded by the coding sequence ATGAACGAGCAGTCCTCCAGCGCCGCGGTCCCGGCCGACCAGTACGTCCTCACCCTTTCCTGCCCGGACAGGAAAGGCATCGTGCACGCCGTGTCGAGCTATCTGTTCATGACCGGCTGCAACATCGAGGACAGCCAGCAGTTCGGCGACCACGACACGGGCCTGTTCTTCATGCGGGTCCACTTCTCCGCGGACGCGCCGGTGACCGTGGAGAAGCTGCGGGCCAGTTTCGCGGCGATCGGTGACTCGTTCCAGATGGACTGGCAGATCAACCGGGCCGACCAGAAGATGCGCATCCTGCTCATGGTCAGCAAGTTCGGGCACTGCCTGAACGACCTGCTGTTCCGGGCGCGGACCGGGGCGCTGCCGGTGGAGATCGCCGGAGTGGTGTCGAACCACACGGACTTTGCGGAGCTGGTGGGGTCGTACAACATCCCCTTCCATCACATTCCGGTGACGAAGGACACGAAGGCCGAGGCGGAGGGGCGGCTGCTCGACATCGTGCGAGAGGAGGGTGTCGAACTGGTCGTGCTCGCCCGGTACATGCAGGTGCTCTCGGACGACCTCTGCAAGGCGCTCTCCGGGCGGATCATCAACATCCACCACTCGTTCCTGCCGAGCTTCAAGGGTGCGAAGCCGTATCACCAGGCCCATGCGCGGGGCGTGAAGCTGATCGGGGCCACCGCGCACTATGTGACGGCCGATCTCGATGAGGGGCCGATCATCGAGCAGGAGGTCGAGCGGGTCGGGCACGACGTGACGCCCGAGGGGCTGGTCGCGATCGGGCGCGATGTGGAGTGCCAGGCGTTGGCCCGGGGTGTGAAGTGGCATGCAGAGCGGAGGATTCTGCTCAACGGGCGGCGGACTGTGATTTTCGCCTAA
- a CDS encoding ABC transporter substrate-binding protein, which yields MTGRRRTRSTFLPGLLTRHARNGVLSAGTAVACASLLAGCGVVPGTTGDAGDGTITVMTWAPQDTKATNKPGMPAFAQAYARWINAAGGINGRKLNVLTCNDHNDSVDAAKCARRAAKENAVAVVGSYSQYADSFFPSLEGAGIPYIGGYGITNAEFTSPLSYPVNGGQPALLAGLGSALAGCGPVALIRPDTIAGDQLPPLLDSGLKAGGHRASTDQRAAEDATEYDGQAERALRTTTRGAADDGCVVPALGDRNGTFMDSFRRARGDYPEVRTATVLGSVDQTVIDATGGASGPYEGSYITGWYPVASDPRWDGMKRVIREQAFGDNRIDPADAGVQTTWIAYTVFRQIVESLGDGEVSADTVAEALDDGLEVGTGGLTPTLRWRFQDKLASVGFPRLVNANVTLQVVRDGRLVSARKGFVDTTKTLQDADVNY from the coding sequence ATGACCGGCAGGCGACGCACCCGCAGCACATTCCTCCCCGGCCTCCTCACCCGTCACGCCAGAAACGGCGTCCTCTCCGCGGGCACGGCGGTCGCGTGCGCGTCCCTCCTCGCAGGATGCGGGGTCGTCCCCGGCACCACGGGGGATGCCGGGGACGGCACCATCACCGTCATGACCTGGGCCCCGCAGGACACCAAGGCCACCAACAAGCCCGGTATGCCTGCCTTCGCCCAGGCCTACGCCCGCTGGATCAACGCCGCGGGCGGGATCAACGGCCGCAAGCTCAACGTGCTGACCTGCAACGACCACAACGACAGCGTCGACGCCGCGAAGTGCGCCCGGCGGGCCGCCAAGGAGAACGCGGTCGCGGTCGTCGGATCCTACAGCCAGTACGCGGACTCCTTCTTCCCCTCGCTGGAGGGGGCCGGCATCCCCTACATCGGCGGCTACGGCATCACCAACGCCGAGTTCACCAGCCCGCTGTCCTACCCCGTCAACGGCGGTCAGCCCGCCCTGCTCGCCGGTCTCGGCAGCGCCCTCGCCGGCTGCGGGCCCGTCGCCCTGATCCGGCCCGACACCATCGCGGGCGACCAGCTGCCCCCGCTCCTCGACTCCGGTCTGAAGGCCGGCGGGCACCGTGCCTCGACCGACCAGCGGGCGGCGGAGGACGCCACCGAGTACGACGGCCAGGCCGAGCGGGCGCTGCGCACGACGACCCGCGGCGCGGCGGACGACGGGTGTGTGGTGCCCGCGCTGGGGGACCGCAACGGCACCTTCATGGACTCCTTCCGGCGAGCCCGCGGGGACTACCCCGAGGTGCGGACGGCCACCGTGCTGGGCAGCGTCGACCAGACGGTGATCGACGCGACCGGTGGCGCGTCGGGCCCCTACGAGGGCTCGTACATCACCGGCTGGTACCCGGTGGCGAGCGATCCGCGCTGGGACGGCATGAAGCGGGTGATCCGGGAGCAGGCATTCGGCGACAACCGCATCGACCCCGCGGACGCCGGAGTGCAGACCACGTGGATCGCCTACACGGTGTTCCGGCAGATCGTCGAGTCGCTCGGGGACGGCGAGGTGAGCGCCGACACGGTGGCGGAGGCCCTGGACGACGGCCTGGAGGTCGGCACGGGCGGGCTCACGCCGACGCTGCGGTGGCGGTTCCAGGACAAGCTCGCGTCGGTGGGCTTCCCGCGCCTGGTCAACGCGAACGTGACCCTTCAGGTGGTGCGGGACGGGCGGCTGGTGTCGGCGCGCAAGGGCTTCGTCGACACGACGAAGACGCTGCAGGACGCCGACGTGAACTACTGA
- a CDS encoding zf-HC2 domain-containing protein produces MNGPERFEAYDGDEGENDHDRKGNAWDESGIRDEGGDGGRGAGTPSDPGMSDRPEGPGGPDAPGPGDAPERGRTPRIPMPRASVEDGGLPLPAPADPGHPAPPPAPPVFAHPVLKALLGAWALAACSAEEATAVEEHLGECGSCADEARRLREAVGLLQRQESLDLDPGLRTRVLDICLERRPPRIPVPDWAAAYDAETARLDALLQDFGDAEWHAPVRLRWFRSDESTSRRTTVAGVIAHLLGVDGLVAVALGLDDPLGDVPSRQPTPAARTEALWRASHFPPTRFVRAPWREQSHSLVRTVSFTGGGAGKMPVSYGDFELPLHDAMLDRAFECWVHAEDIADAVDYPYDPPSPRHLHRMIDLAARMLPTALAHRRRAGLASPAHHRHLVAAGEPGRSLRLEIEGSGGGEWLIPLDSPAAKGSAEHEVAHVALDGVEFCRLAAGHVPPQEAAAGQVGDREAIRDVLFAAASLSRM; encoded by the coding sequence GTGAACGGGCCGGAGCGGTTCGAGGCGTACGACGGCGACGAGGGTGAGAACGACCACGACCGGAAGGGCAACGCCTGGGACGAAAGCGGCATTCGGGATGAGGGCGGCGATGGCGGGCGCGGTGCCGGCACCCCCTCGGACCCGGGCATGTCCGACCGGCCGGAGGGACCCGGCGGGCCGGACGCGCCCGGACCCGGCGACGCCCCTGAGCGCGGGCGTACGCCGCGGATACCCATGCCCCGGGCCTCCGTCGAGGACGGCGGACTGCCGCTGCCCGCACCGGCGGACCCCGGCCACCCGGCACCGCCGCCCGCCCCGCCCGTCTTCGCGCACCCCGTGTTGAAGGCCCTGCTGGGCGCCTGGGCGCTGGCCGCGTGCTCGGCCGAGGAGGCCACGGCCGTCGAGGAGCACCTCGGCGAGTGCGGCTCCTGCGCCGACGAGGCCCGGCGGCTGCGCGAGGCGGTCGGACTGCTGCAACGCCAAGAGAGCCTCGACCTGGACCCGGGGCTGCGCACGCGCGTCCTGGACATCTGCCTGGAGCGGCGCCCGCCGCGCATCCCGGTACCGGACTGGGCCGCCGCCTACGACGCCGAGACCGCGCGCCTGGACGCCCTGCTGCAGGACTTCGGCGACGCCGAGTGGCACGCGCCGGTCCGGCTGCGCTGGTTCCGCTCCGACGAGTCGACGAGCCGCCGCACCACCGTCGCCGGGGTCATCGCGCACCTGCTCGGCGTCGACGGCCTGGTGGCGGTCGCGCTCGGCCTGGACGACCCGCTGGGCGACGTCCCGTCCCGGCAGCCGACTCCGGCGGCCCGCACCGAGGCCCTCTGGCGCGCCTCCCACTTCCCACCGACCCGGTTCGTCCGCGCGCCCTGGCGCGAGCAGAGCCACAGCCTCGTGCGCACGGTGTCCTTCACGGGCGGCGGCGCCGGGAAGATGCCGGTGTCGTACGGCGACTTCGAGCTGCCGCTGCACGACGCGATGCTGGATCGCGCCTTCGAGTGCTGGGTGCACGCGGAGGACATCGCCGACGCGGTCGACTACCCCTACGACCCGCCCTCGCCGCGCCATCTGCACCGCATGATCGACCTCGCGGCCCGGATGCTGCCGACGGCCCTGGCGCACCGCCGCCGGGCCGGCCTCGCCTCCCCCGCCCACCACCGCCATCTGGTCGCGGCGGGCGAACCGGGCCGCAGCCTCCGGCTGGAGATCGAGGGCTCCGGCGGCGGCGAGTGGCTGATCCCGCTGGATTCCCCCGCGGCGAAGGGCTCCGCCGAGCACGAGGTGGCCCACGTGGCCCTGGACGGCGTCGAGTTCTGCCGCCTGGCCGCCGGCCACGTCCCTCCGCAGGAGGCGGCGGCAGGCCAGGTGGGAGACAGGGAGGCGATCAGGGACGTCCTGTTCGCGGCGGCTTCACTCAGCAGGATGTAG